The DNA sequence ATAAGCCGATACGAGTCCGCTGCCCTCGCGCGCGTGCCGGGCCTCGCAGGCGTCCGCCGTCCGCCAGTCTCCCGTCAGGAGCGCCGCGAGGTGCGCGAGGGTCTCCGCCGACGGTACGACGCTGCCCGGCACCCGGCAGTCCACGCAAATCGAGCCGCCCGCGGCGACCGAGAAGAAGCGGTTGGGGCCCGGCATGCCGCATTTGGCACAGTCGGTGAAGCTGGGCGCGTAGCCGTTCACGGCGAGGGAGCGCAGCAGGAAGGCGTCGAGGACGAGGTGCGGCTCGTGCTCGCCGCGCGCGAGCGTCCGCAAGCCGCCGACCAGCAGCAGATACTGCTGCACCGCGGGCTCGCCCTCGTGGTCGGTGAACCGCTCCGCCGTCTCCAGCATGGCCGTGCCCGCGGTGTACCGGGCGTAGTCGGCCACGATGCCGCCACCGTACGGAGCGATCAGCTCGCTCTGTGTGCACAGCGGCAGGCCGCGCCCGATCAGCTCGCTGCCCCGCGCGAAGAACTGCACGTCCACGTGCGAGAACGGCTCCAGGCGCGCCCCGAACTTCGACTTCGTCCTGCGCACGCCCCGGGCCACGGCCCGCACGCGTCCGTGCCCGCGCGTGAGCAGCGTGATGATGCGGTCCGCCTCACCCAGCTTCTGGGTGCGCAGCACGACACCGTCGTCACGGAACAGGCTCATGGGCCCATTGTCCCGCACCCCACGGCCCCGACGGCCCGGGGCCGTCGCCCCCCCCTGCTTCGCCGCGTACCTCCGCCTGCCACCCGGTAGCGTACGAGGACCAGTCCCGCAGACCGGAGGCTTCATGAGCGCGCAGCCCGACGGCCCCTACGGCCCGCTGATCCCGATGCCCGAGCTGACCCCCGACGCGCTGCGCGCCGCCGTGGCCAAGATCGCGCCCAGCCGGGTTCCCGCGCTCACCCAGCACCTCTTCGAGGCGACGACGAACGCGCAGCAGGTCCAGAGCCTCGCCCCGCTGCGCTCGTTCATCCACTCCTGGGCCGTCTTCGTGGCAATCGAGCGGCACCCGCAACGCGCCGCCCGGCTGCGAGAGCTTGAGCGCTTCGTCAGCACCGGCGAAGGCGACCCCATGAACGCCGTGACGGAGATCCGCGAGATCTGGGAAGCCGCGGAAGCCGAGGCCGGACTCCGGTGAGCGACCGGACCTGGGACTGGAACCCGAGCGAGGAGTACCTCACCGAAGGGCTGCCGCCCGGCGTGGTCGCCGAAGTCGAACGCCTGGCCACCGAGCTCGCCGCCCTCGGCCCGGACAGCGTGCGGGTCGGCAGGCCGGTCGACCGCGAAGGCGGCCTTCGCGAGTTCGACTTCCTCGCCGGGCGCGGCTTCATCAGCTTCCTCGCCGTCCCCCGCCACGAGTGTGTCTACGTCTGCCACATCACCTGGTCCGGCTGACGGCGGGGCCCTGCCTCAAGGCACCTCCCCCCGGCTGCGTGCGTTCGCGTACGCCGTCGCCGCGCGCAGGCGCTCCGCCGACGTCGCCGTCCGCAGTTTCTCCGGGGCGCAGTCCCACTCCCGCCCGCCTCCGTACGGGCGCAGCTGTACGTACGGCCCCTCGTGGCCCATCACCCTGCCGACCCTGCCGGACCGGGTGTCCACCGCGTACGTCCCGATGGGGAGCCTCATGGGTGCGCCCCCTCGGCCGGAAGCCGCGCGAAGGTCGCCGGGTCCACCCGCAGCGACGGCAACGAAATTCCCGCCCTCTCCAGGGCAGCGCGCAATTCTTTCACCGTGTCCTCCGCCTCTTCCACACATGCCGCCGAGTGCGACTCGCCGGCGGCGCCATTCGCCGTCACGTGGCTCCCCTTAGCCGTCGAATTTCACGCTTCGTGTCTCCACGGTGACGCAGTGCGTCTAGAGTTGGCAGGAGTCTGTGCTCTACAACGTCGGCGCAGAGGAGGGGAGTTATCCATGGCCAAAGGTGCCCATGGGTCACGCCAGGCGGCCTGGGAGTTCTTCGGAACGGAGTTAAAGCGACGGCGCGAGAACGCGGGCCTCACCCAAGTGGACTTGGGGGCCCGCGTTTTTGTGTCCGGCGGCTACATCGGCCAATTCGAACAGGCCATTCGCAAGCCGCAGTTGGATGTGGCCCAGCGGATCGATGACGTCCTGCAAACCGATGGTTTTTTCGACCGGCTGTGGCGCAAGCTCATTCAGGATCAACCGTACGAGGAGTACTTCGCCCACGTCGCGGAGCTGGAGCGGCTGGCCACAAAGATCTGCGAGTTCGAGCCAGCGCTGGTTCCTGGCCTCCTCCAGACCCCCGAGTACGCACGAGCGCTCTACGTGGCAAGCAATCCGTTCGCCGCAGAGGAGTACATCGAGGAGCAGATCAGGGCTCGCATGGACCGGGCCCTGATCCTGAAGGACGCTACACGCCCGGTGTACTGGGCGATTCTGCACGAGACCGCCCTACGGGTGCCGGTTGGCGGCGCGGCCACCATGGCTGCGCAGTTGGACCGCCTCGCGGCGATGGTGCGGGAGCACAAGGTGTTGGTACAGGTACTCCCGTTCGTAGCTGGGGCCCATCCAAGGATGGGCAAGATGATGAAGCTGATGGACTTCGAGGACGCGCCGCCAACTGTCTATACGGAAGGCGTGCATTCGGGCAATCTGCTGGACGAACCAGCGGTGGTGAAGCGTGTACAGGGCTCCTACGATCTACTCAGGGCCGCCGCGTTGTCGCCGGAGGCGTCCCTGGCCCTGATCCGGACGGCGGCGGAGGACCACAGACGATGCGCGAGGCCGACCTGAGCACCGCCCAGTGGCACAAGAGCAGCTACAGCAGCGGCGACGGCGGTGAGAACTGCGTCGAAGTCGCCACCGGTGTGGATGGGGTGGTGCCGGTCCGGGACAGCAAAGTCCAGGGCGGCCGCGCCCTGGTGATAGGCGCGGCCGCCTGGAGGGCCTTCATCCGCGAGGTAGCCCGCTAGGGGGCACCCCCAAAGGGGCGCGGGGAACTGCGCGACCAGCCCCAGCGGAGCCGCAGGTCACGACGGCGCGGCCTCGCTGAAGCGGCGCAGCCTGGGCGCGGCGTCCACCGGCGCCGCGGCCACCGTGCGCGCGAGCCCGGCGATGTCGCCGGACTCGAACACGGCCCGGATGGGCACCCGCACCCCCATCTCCTTGCTGATCCTGCTGGTGAGCTGCGTCGCGAACAGGGAGTCGCCGCCCAGCTCGAAGAAGTTGTCGCTCATCCCGACCCGCTCGACGGAGAGCACCTCCTCGATCAGCCCGCACAACTTCCGCTGCTGCGGGGTGGACGGCGGGACATAGGCGGCCGCACCGACCTCGGGCGCGGGCAGCGCGCCCACGTCGAACTTGCCGTTGCTGGTCAGCGGCAGCGCGTCGAGGAGCATGAAGACGGCCGGGACCATGTGCTCGGGCAGCCGCTCCGACACGAAGGCACGCAGCCCCGGAACCGAAGGGGCCGCGCCGGAGCCGCCGAGCCGCTCCGGGACCACGTACGCCACGAGGCGTTTGCCCTGCCCCGACGCGTCATCGCGGGGCACGACCACCGCCTGGGACACCCCCTCGTGCCGCTCCAGGACGGCCTGCACCTCGCCCGGCTCGATGCGGAAGCCGCGGATCTTGACCTGGGCGTCGGCGCGGGCCCGGAACTCAAGGCGGCCCTCGGGCGTCCAGACGACCACGTCACCCGTGCGGTACATGCGCTCACCGGCCGCGCCGAACGGATCGGCCGGGAACCGCTCGGCGGTCAGGGCGTACCGGCCGTGGTAGCCCCGGGCCAGGTGGTCCCCGGCGACG is a window from the Streptomyces spectabilis genome containing:
- the recO gene encoding DNA repair protein RecO, with protein sequence MSLFRDDGVVLRTQKLGEADRIITLLTRGHGRVRAVARGVRRTKSKFGARLEPFSHVDVQFFARGSELIGRGLPLCTQSELIAPYGGGIVADYARYTAGTAMLETAERFTDHEGEPAVQQYLLLVGGLRTLARGEHEPHLVLDAFLLRSLAVNGYAPSFTDCAKCGMPGPNRFFSVAAGGSICVDCRVPGSVVPSAETLAHLAALLTGDWRTADACEARHAREGSGLVSAYLHWHLERGLRSLRYVEK
- a CDS encoding helix-turn-helix domain-containing protein, whose protein sequence is MAKGAHGSRQAAWEFFGTELKRRRENAGLTQVDLGARVFVSGGYIGQFEQAIRKPQLDVAQRIDDVLQTDGFFDRLWRKLIQDQPYEEYFAHVAELERLATKICEFEPALVPGLLQTPEYARALYVASNPFAAEEYIEEQIRARMDRALILKDATRPVYWAILHETALRVPVGGAATMAAQLDRLAAMVREHKVLVQVLPFVAGAHPRMGKMMKLMDFEDAPPTVYTEGVHSGNLLDEPAVVKRVQGSYDLLRAAALSPEASLALIRTAAEDHRRCARPT
- a CDS encoding DUF397 domain-containing protein, translating into MREADLSTAQWHKSSYSSGDGGENCVEVATGVDGVVPVRDSKVQGGRALVIGAAAWRAFIREVAR